The following coding sequences are from one Shewanella violacea DSS12 window:
- a CDS encoding YdbH domain-containing protein encodes MLAFTFSLFALVAILMTSYEKLLLSAANHYLVEYNTQINELSIRPTSLHHWQLPTLKLTVHDSEISITDLDVILDRNMSLFSLYSQLASSSGVMSLIEKISIKDIHGKLSQDILTNEGKHVDEQVPTLALDLNKLPQIDIGTTSLSLAGISASVLSLTIDHLTLDEDGKLSTAISRNGHAIFQLDAQLMEQEWQVSSRLVFDELDKLLTDITARDIDTSALAPLLALKQASERLGLVLSGSLESHATLDLKSADLKSAQLTSSHVLKQSSLTLMHFDELTLAPHSLSSSATAASPQDRIKFEIAGQLTDLTLTLQPFILEVSPSRQQVSSLLALIHNKKIIPLVATILESRTSVPQASEKKLGPEDEKQAIKVSFTLSKPLAYSFASQKVHLSHAQLMIRDAMVDASLSATKLSLQIPTQSQAFELETDWQFAASREQALLLSSLVPNELSSLPNSKTISDIKLGASSISLAGDIKIQTPTASDSQQLRLSIKPKLQAQVDSVKLIPAAVIQKSATNFAASPPLQLELNDLKLVSHDELVMTSSEINPVSLDIPRLTFSIGPTRYRQGIQTNLASASKEIGLDANSLKFTTSAMSHLLVNQQQVIEGLTSNHPDSRVDSTLALSAFTLESADVEFIQSTNSTTSLLVSTAMTRLTSQGQFVLQRMAHSAAKDEQAIQINVPSLHLAQLDNELMYKPVLSADQSEYLGTLSGLDISLEKPSSLMISDLSSTALSQMLSARLWHNVARYELNDAELTHHYIKNKRKRTEKMSGLYTASLSQVLDWNGVKLDTHENWQFDDLEFVSQHRLKPKVGTKTRASQLKLTGKLNLDSDISNILALVNKNYALPNSLSITGDARLRAEYELNKDDDSTQISIDFTPELTSLSGSINNLPFEQADIQASCHYQMEQLNQSATREPGGENINTLACPDIQFSAAAFNPGVLITDIKAQADFSISHDDKISISTGKEQDDEAETRILDTPDADKKPITTNTLSAANIQMQASGNLLGGRLLLPEFNLRLHDKSHGYLVLQGLEVEQLLAIQPQVGLYADGIFDGVLPVDLIKGKISINGGRLTSRAPGGLISVSGNPAVEQMRQSQPYLDFAFSTMEHLEYSELSSTLDMAPNGDAELKVNVKGKAKGIERPIHLNYSQEENMLQLLKSLQIGDKLQTQIEQSMN; translated from the coding sequence ATGCTAGCTTTTACGTTCAGTCTATTCGCGCTCGTAGCCATTCTTATGACAAGCTACGAGAAATTATTGCTGAGCGCTGCCAATCATTATCTTGTCGAATATAACACTCAAATCAATGAGCTGAGCATCAGGCCCACCTCCTTACACCATTGGCAGCTCCCGACTCTCAAGTTAACTGTTCATGACAGTGAAATAAGCATCACAGACCTAGATGTGATTTTAGATAGAAATATGAGCCTTTTCAGCCTCTATTCTCAGCTAGCATCTAGCAGCGGAGTCATGAGTTTAATAGAGAAAATTTCTATCAAAGATATCCACGGCAAACTCAGCCAAGATATATTAACCAATGAGGGCAAGCATGTTGACGAGCAAGTTCCGACCCTGGCACTTGATCTCAATAAACTTCCTCAGATAGATATAGGTACTACCTCACTGAGCCTAGCGGGGATATCTGCTTCAGTCTTAAGCCTGACCATAGATCATTTAACCTTAGATGAAGATGGCAAGCTAAGTACGGCCATCAGTCGAAACGGCCATGCCATTTTCCAGTTAGACGCCCAATTAATGGAGCAAGAATGGCAAGTATCGAGCCGGCTAGTCTTCGATGAATTAGACAAACTCCTCACCGATATTACTGCACGAGATATAGATACCAGTGCCCTCGCGCCCCTGCTCGCCTTGAAACAAGCGAGTGAACGACTTGGCTTGGTATTAAGTGGCAGCCTTGAGTCCCACGCCACCCTAGATCTTAAATCGGCGGATCTTAAATCGGCGCAACTTACGTCGTCCCATGTTTTAAAGCAATCAAGCCTGACACTGATGCATTTTGATGAGCTCACCTTGGCGCCTCATTCACTCAGCTCCTCAGCTACAGCAGCTTCGCCCCAAGACAGGATTAAATTTGAAATCGCCGGCCAGCTTACGGATCTAACCCTCACATTACAGCCTTTCATCCTAGAGGTTAGCCCGAGTCGCCAGCAGGTAAGCAGCCTGTTAGCCCTTATCCATAATAAAAAGATCATCCCCCTCGTGGCGACGATACTCGAATCCAGAACGAGTGTTCCACAGGCCAGCGAAAAGAAACTCGGCCCAGAAGATGAAAAGCAAGCCATAAAGGTGTCATTCACCCTTTCTAAGCCTTTAGCATATTCCTTTGCCTCACAAAAGGTTCATCTAAGCCATGCACAACTGATGATCCGTGATGCCATGGTAGATGCATCACTTTCTGCAACTAAGCTATCACTGCAAATACCCACACAGAGTCAGGCATTCGAGCTCGAAACCGATTGGCAGTTTGCAGCGTCCCGTGAACAAGCATTGCTACTTAGCTCTCTGGTGCCTAACGAGCTAAGCTCTTTGCCTAACAGCAAGACCATAAGCGACATCAAACTCGGTGCCTCATCTATCTCCTTGGCGGGTGATATCAAGATTCAAACACCGACAGCGAGTGATTCGCAGCAACTTAGACTCAGTATAAAGCCGAAGCTGCAGGCACAAGTAGACAGTGTGAAGCTAATTCCAGCTGCTGTTATACAAAAATCAGCGACAAATTTTGCAGCTAGCCCCCCCTTGCAATTGGAGCTTAACGATCTCAAGCTAGTGAGCCATGATGAACTGGTGATGACCTCGAGTGAGATCAATCCGGTAAGCCTAGACATTCCCAGACTGACATTTTCTATCGGTCCAACGCGCTACAGGCAAGGCATACAGACAAATTTAGCCTCTGCCAGTAAAGAGATAGGCTTAGATGCTAACAGCCTCAAGTTTACAACTTCGGCAATGAGCCACTTGTTAGTCAACCAACAGCAAGTGATTGAGGGTCTAACCAGTAATCACCCCGACTCTAGAGTCGATAGCACATTGGCTTTATCGGCTTTCACTCTCGAGTCCGCCGATGTTGAATTTATTCAGTCCACAAATTCAACGACGAGTCTCTTGGTATCTACGGCAATGACGCGCCTAACCAGCCAAGGTCAATTTGTGCTGCAGCGAATGGCCCATTCAGCAGCTAAAGATGAACAAGCAATACAAATAAATGTCCCCTCATTGCACTTAGCTCAGCTAGACAATGAGCTTATGTACAAACCTGTGCTATCGGCAGATCAAAGCGAATACCTAGGCACGCTATCTGGCCTAGATATCTCTTTAGAAAAGCCCAGTTCATTGATGATATCTGACTTGTCTTCAACAGCTTTAAGTCAGATGTTATCCGCCAGGCTTTGGCACAATGTCGCTCGCTATGAGCTAAATGACGCCGAACTGACCCATCACTATATTAAAAACAAAAGAAAACGTACCGAGAAAATGTCAGGTCTCTACACGGCGAGTCTGTCTCAAGTATTAGACTGGAATGGGGTTAAATTAGATACCCATGAAAACTGGCAATTTGATGATCTGGAATTTGTGAGTCAACATAGATTAAAGCCAAAAGTTGGCACTAAGACTCGTGCTTCACAGCTGAAACTAACAGGGAAGTTGAATTTAGACAGTGATATCAGCAATATCCTAGCCCTTGTGAACAAGAATTATGCCCTGCCAAACTCCCTGTCAATTACGGGTGATGCCAGGCTTCGGGCTGAATATGAGCTCAATAAAGATGATGATTCGACTCAGATAAGTATCGATTTCACACCTGAACTCACCTCCCTCAGTGGCAGTATTAACAATCTCCCCTTCGAGCAAGCCGATATTCAGGCCAGTTGTCACTATCAAATGGAGCAGCTAAATCAGTCCGCAACTCGTGAGCCTGGAGGGGAAAATATCAACACCTTAGCCTGCCCGGATATCCAGTTTTCTGCCGCTGCGTTCAATCCAGGTGTACTGATCACAGATATCAAGGCCCAGGCAGACTTTAGCATCTCCCATGACGATAAGATCAGCATTTCAACAGGTAAAGAGCAAGACGATGAAGCTGAAACGCGAATACTAGATACTCCAGATGCAGACAAGAAACCTATAACCACAAACACCTTAAGTGCAGCCAATATTCAGATGCAGGCCAGTGGCAATCTCCTCGGCGGACGCTTGCTGTTACCCGAGTTTAACTTGAGATTACACGACAAGTCTCATGGATATCTGGTGCTTCAAGGGCTGGAGGTTGAGCAACTTCTGGCAATCCAGCCTCAAGTAGGCCTCTATGCCGACGGGATCTTCGATGGCGTACTGCCAGTCGATCTAATCAAAGGAAAGATATCCATAAACGGCGGCCGGCTAACGTCGAGAGCCCCCGGCGGGCTCATCTCTGTCAGTGGCAACCCAGCGGTTGAGCAGATGCGTCAGTCCCAACCCTATTTAGATTTCGCCTTCTCCACCATGGAGCATCTCGAATATTCTGAACTCTCCAGTACCTTAGATATGGCCCCAAATGGGGATGCTGAATTGAAAGTGAATGTGAAAGGCAAAGCGAAAGGAATTGAACGCCCTATTCACTTGAACTACTCTCAAGAAGAAAACATGCTGCAGCTGTTAAAGAGCCTACAGATCGGAGATAAGCTACAGACTCAAATAGAACAGTCGATGAACTAA
- a CDS encoding YnbE family lipoprotein, producing the protein MIALMALTGCTPTIKIEPPDKPIVINLNVKIEHEIIIKIDKELDELLTNDELF; encoded by the coding sequence ATGATCGCATTAATGGCGCTCACAGGCTGTACGCCCACAATCAAGATTGAGCCACCGGATAAGCCGATTGTGATCAATCTGAATGTTAAGATTGAGCATGAGATCATCATTAAGATCGATAAAGAGCTCGATGAGCTGCTCACCAACGATGAACTGTTTTAA
- a CDS encoding YdbL family protein has protein sequence MKTKLLVLAAGLLLSLNAFAISLHDAKSQGLVGEQTNGYLGIVKSSQDANSLAKLVNAKRKVHYEKIAKKNGISVNEVAKRAAEKAMNATKKGRYIQTKSGKWIKK, from the coding sequence ATGAAAACCAAATTATTGGTGCTCGCAGCAGGACTATTGCTGAGCCTGAATGCATTTGCCATATCGCTACATGACGCTAAGTCTCAAGGCCTGGTGGGAGAGCAGACAAATGGTTACTTAGGCATAGTAAAAAGCAGCCAAGATGCCAACAGCTTAGCCAAGCTGGTCAATGCTAAGCGTAAGGTCCATTATGAAAAAATTGCCAAGAAGAATGGCATATCGGTCAATGAAGTTGCTAAACGCGCTGCCGAAAAAGCGATGAATGCCACCAAAAAAGGCCGATACATTCAAACTAAGAGTGGAAAATGGATTAAGAAATAG
- a CDS encoding ExeM/NucH family extracellular endonuclease — translation MFTKVSLLALAIGGVATFAQAGDHLIISEYVEGSSSNKAIEFYNPTNIDIDLSQYQVEYYFNGRTDVGSTIALTGTLAGGQTYVLADNDANTEILALANQVSNSSFFNGDDAIVLRKSGVVVDSLGQVGVDPGSQWGSGDLSTQDNTLRRDPAQLMGDSVIDDEVSLDTWQGFAKDDFSDLGQFNADPTDPTDPTEPVTLVCHDLSTAIHTIQGLTDTSPLNGQLVEVEAIVTSNQEAGLKGLFVQMADNEVDGDPLTSEGVFVYTGSATGYLAGDRIRIQAKVKEYNGLTELTDVAAHILCDSAQAMPTAAIVTLPMDETSDLEAFEGMRVSFSHNLTVNEVYNLGRYGELLLGSQRHYIGTQVAAPGSEALAVTAANAKDAIVLDDGLTSQNPDPVRYPAPGLSASNTVRVGDTITGLDAVMHYGFGKYRLMPMDTVNFVAENARTSAPMLAAGGNFTLASFNVLNYFNGDGAGAGFPTPRGADTAAEFTRQRDKIIAAMVAINADVLGLMEIENDGFGSESAIADLVSGLNLAIGETRYAYVSAATAAGIGTDAITVGMIYRLDKVSLDGVAKVLSSANSPLDANNNPLFNDGKNRPMLTQGFRHLDSDEVIVVAVNHFKSKGSDCDSLGDPDMNDGQGNCNLTRTRAAEAVGLWLEAEYGEADVLVMGDLNAYGQENPLTALKNAGFTELFDHLDKDNAYSYVYSGESGQLDHALANVSLLDKIIDVTEWHINTDEPRLLDYNQEFKSDAQLIDLYNADAYRSSDHDPVIISVLLGANNIAPVASFTVSIDGAVVTLNDNSTDEDGEIVSYSWELGDGAVAESARVSHEYAQDGDYRVTLTVTDNDGLTHNVSQTVTINTQADKVKPVAVIQHIDLWFIDLFVSMSFDEDGYITKHTWKFNDGSRASGPLAIKFASRASKVKLVVKDNDGLKGKTSLKF, via the coding sequence ATGTTTACCAAAGTAAGTTTGCTTGCCTTGGCGATAGGTGGTGTTGCCACGTTCGCTCAGGCAGGCGATCATCTGATCATTTCTGAATATGTCGAAGGCAGTAGTAGCAATAAGGCCATCGAGTTCTACAATCCTACCAATATTGATATCGATCTCAGCCAATACCAAGTCGAATACTATTTTAACGGCAGAACTGATGTGGGTTCGACTATAGCTCTGACAGGAACTTTGGCTGGGGGGCAGACTTATGTTCTAGCCGATAATGATGCCAATACCGAAATCTTGGCGCTGGCTAATCAAGTGAGTAACTCGAGTTTTTTTAACGGCGATGATGCTATCGTTCTCAGAAAATCCGGTGTTGTGGTCGATAGCCTAGGTCAGGTTGGTGTAGATCCGGGTAGTCAGTGGGGCAGCGGTGATTTGTCGACTCAGGACAACACGCTTCGCCGGGATCCGGCTCAGCTTATGGGCGATAGCGTTATTGACGATGAGGTGAGCTTAGATACCTGGCAGGGTTTTGCCAAGGATGATTTTTCAGATCTTGGACAGTTTAATGCTGATCCAACAGATCCAACAGATCCAACAGAACCTGTGACACTTGTGTGTCATGACCTCTCTACGGCTATCCATACCATTCAAGGTTTGACCGATACCAGTCCACTCAATGGTCAGCTTGTCGAAGTCGAAGCCATAGTCACCAGTAATCAAGAAGCGGGTCTTAAGGGCTTGTTTGTGCAGATGGCCGACAATGAAGTAGACGGCGATCCCTTGACCTCTGAAGGTGTGTTTGTCTATACGGGCAGCGCGACCGGGTATCTTGCCGGTGACCGTATTCGTATTCAGGCTAAGGTAAAAGAATATAATGGCTTGACTGAGCTGACCGATGTGGCTGCTCATATACTCTGTGATTCGGCTCAGGCTATGCCAACAGCCGCTATAGTGACCTTGCCTATGGATGAAACCAGTGATCTCGAAGCGTTCGAAGGGATGCGCGTCAGTTTCAGCCATAACTTAACAGTGAACGAAGTCTATAACTTAGGCCGTTATGGTGAGTTACTGTTAGGCAGCCAACGTCATTACATAGGAACTCAAGTTGCCGCCCCTGGCAGCGAGGCACTGGCGGTAACTGCTGCGAATGCCAAAGATGCCATAGTGTTAGACGATGGACTGACATCGCAAAATCCAGATCCTGTGCGTTATCCAGCTCCTGGACTAAGTGCATCAAATACTGTGCGTGTCGGTGACACCATCACAGGACTCGATGCAGTAATGCACTACGGGTTTGGCAAGTATCGCTTGATGCCTATGGATACGGTTAATTTCGTCGCCGAGAATGCCAGAACTTCGGCGCCAATGCTCGCCGCAGGCGGTAACTTCACCCTAGCTAGCTTCAATGTGCTTAACTATTTCAATGGTGATGGCGCGGGAGCTGGTTTTCCGACGCCACGTGGCGCGGACACAGCTGCTGAGTTTACCCGTCAAAGAGACAAGATAATTGCTGCTATGGTTGCCATTAATGCCGATGTATTGGGCTTGATGGAGATAGAAAATGATGGCTTTGGCAGTGAGTCAGCTATAGCCGATCTGGTTTCTGGCCTTAACCTGGCAATAGGTGAGACACGCTACGCTTATGTCAGCGCAGCAACAGCCGCTGGCATAGGGACTGATGCTATCACTGTTGGCATGATCTATCGCTTAGACAAGGTGAGCCTGGATGGCGTGGCTAAGGTGCTTTCAAGCGCCAACTCACCATTGGATGCAAATAATAACCCACTGTTTAACGACGGTAAGAATCGTCCCATGCTGACTCAAGGCTTTAGACACTTAGACAGTGATGAGGTCATTGTGGTTGCGGTTAATCATTTTAAATCTAAGGGCAGTGATTGTGACAGCTTAGGCGATCCCGATATGAATGATGGCCAAGGTAACTGTAACTTGACCCGCACTCGCGCCGCCGAGGCGGTAGGTTTGTGGTTAGAAGCAGAGTACGGTGAGGCCGATGTGTTAGTGATGGGGGATCTCAATGCCTATGGGCAGGAAAATCCATTAACGGCACTTAAAAATGCAGGGTTTACCGAGTTGTTCGACCATCTCGATAAAGACAATGCATACTCTTATGTCTATTCGGGAGAGTCGGGTCAGCTGGATCATGCCCTAGCTAATGTTAGCCTGTTGGATAAAATCATCGATGTGACCGAGTGGCATATTAATACCGATGAGCCAAGATTGCTCGATTATAACCAAGAGTTTAAGTCAGACGCCCAGCTTATTGACTTGTACAACGCCGATGCATATCGCTCATCGGATCACGACCCTGTGATTATCTCTGTGTTACTTGGTGCAAATAATATTGCGCCGGTTGCCAGTTTTACCGTGTCTATTGATGGTGCAGTGGTGACGTTAAATGATAATTCCACAGATGAAGATGGTGAGATTGTGAGTTACTCATGGGAGTTAGGTGACGGCGCTGTCGCTGAGTCTGCTAGGGTCAGCCATGAATATGCACAAGATGGCGATTACCGAGTGACATTAACCGTTACCGATAATGATGGCTTAACCCATAACGTCTCGCAAACCGTCACCATAAATACCCAGGCTGACAAGGTTAAGCCTGTTGCTGTGATACAGCATATTGACCTCTGGTTTATCGACCTATTTGTGTCTATGAGCTTCGATGAAGATGGCTATATCACTAAACATACGTGGAAGTTTAACGATGGTAGTCGTGCATCGGGTCCATTGGCTATCAAGTTTGCCAGTCGTGCTAGTAAAGTGAAGTTAGTGGTTAAAGACAACGATGGCCTCAAGGGGAAAACAAGCCTCAAATTTTGA